The Elgaria multicarinata webbii isolate HBS135686 ecotype San Diego chromosome 13, rElgMul1.1.pri, whole genome shotgun sequence region GGACAACACACGTGCTCCCCAATCACAGCTGTGGTAAAACCCTGGATTTCTGCATTGGTCCCTTTGGGCCACTCTCACTGCTGCTCCCCCTACATCCTGGGGAGGGCGAAATTTAAAACTGGATTCCCCATTATAAACCCAGGAGTAGTCTCAAAGACGATGAGACGAGTCGGTCTAACATTTCATATCTCTATGCCAAACGTGCGCTTtatggcagcggcggcagcagcaacacaGTACGACTATCGCCGCCGGCATGAGTGTCGTGAAAGTGGGCGGCGATGGCGCGCATGATGGCCTGTCGTAAAAGCCCTGCAAGGACAGACGAGGAGGGAGCAGGCGTCGTCGCTACGGCAGCCAAGGAGGAGGTGGGAGAGGGGTCCAAGCTTGCCCCCGTTATGAAGTGTGGGGCGGGGTCATAGGGTGCACCCccgaggggcagggggaggtctGTGGCGCGCCCCCTCCCCTTCCGTGCGGGTGGGGCGGGGGACGTCTCAGCCAGGTCCCAAAAGGCCCTTGAAGATGAGCATTAAGGTGGtctggagtggggagaaggaccgacccccttccctcccctaagCCGTAACGTGTGGGGTGGCCGTGGCTGTGTtcgcccccaccccagtcttgGAGTGAAAAAAATGAGGCTGGGatgttaggctgaccatatggaaaggaggacagggctcctgtatctttaacagttgtataggaaaaggaatttcagcaggtgtcatttgtatacatgcagcacctggtgaaattccctcttcatcacaacagttaaagctgcaggagccctgccctcctttgtatctgggcactccagtacagctcctgcagcttaaactgttgtgatgaagagggaatttcaccaggtgctgattGCAAACAAAGgactcctgctaaaattccttttcctatacaactgttaaagatacaggagctcagtccttctttttatatggtcaccctagtattgcaGTATTCTTTGTCTGGAACTAAACTTGGTTTAAGGGTATAAAATGCATTATGTGTATCATAGCAAGCACACAGAATTGCAGTGTTtgttatgattatttattatgacatttgtatcccaccgtttcttcctcttgcaaggaatccaaaggGCTCACAGGGTCCTCCttttctccactttatcctcacaactttatcctcacaaccctttgaggtaggtgaGGGTGAGAGGCAGTGACTTGCCCAAACTCACCCAggcagcttcatggctgagtgggggctagaacccgtgTCTCATCAGTCCCAACACGTTAACCACAATGATGCTGTGTTATTTATGAAGTTTAGAAGTATAGcagtatttgttttatataaGTGATGGTGTTCCTTGCCATGACTAAGAGGTATCTAAACGTATCTTTCTTCCCAGTTATGGAAATAAGGTGGATATTTGAAAATAGAAACCATCAACATTGTAGTAAACAAATGgaaagttttaatttaaaaaaaattatcttgaGTTAGATACAGTCTTCTCTCATTTATGTCAGCATTAAACAGTCATAGAAGAAGCTATACAAAAACTCACAATGAACATGCAGTTAGGGTTGTGCTTTGGATTTGGCCAAATCCAGAACCAAATCAGGTTGGCCTGGACAGATTTGGGATAATCTCAGGGTTTTGTCTCTTCTGTAGTGTGCCTTGCTGTGCAATTCCTTTCCTTGAcctctcccctcttcctcctccacctctcccccACCTCAGCCATGCCACTTCTCGATCTCCAAGACAAGCTGGGAATTGACCTTGACAGATGGTTTCTCATCCAAAGTACCAAGCAGCCCCTAAAACTTGCCAGTGTGTGCCACGCTTTTGAAAAGGAGTGGCTGGAGTGTGCTGATGGTATCGGACTGACACGTGCGAAGCAGGAGTGCAAGCAGGAGAAGGAAGACCTTTTCGAATGTATGAACATGCACAAAATGGTGAGGGGGGAAACAGATGCAGAGGACCTGAGGGGGCTGGATGGTCGTTTTATTCATGATTTTTTTAGCCATTGTGTCAGAGAAAGCAAGCGCACTCGCACAGACCAGATTACTGCTGCAATGATGAACTATGGCTTGGAGATCCCACCATAGCTTATTGCCACGTCCAATGGGATACTTGAAGGAGGTATTGTGAATAGTTTTGCGGAGTAGAAATGTAGCCTTCCCAGCCTGTGGGAGTAATCAGCTGTTATTGGTTCCAAAGAAAGACTTGGGGTGAAGAAGTTGCCTTTGTCGTGTGTCAGGATTGGggacctgtagccctccagatgttttgggactgcaGCCCCAGCTAGCCTGGAcagtggtgagggataatggaagTAGCAGTTCATCTGGAGGGGCCACAGTTTCACAGCCCAGTCCTAAACGATGTTCCAGACACCATATGCGGTGTGTTGAAGCCAAGGCTCCATAGGTTGGTGTACAGTCTTCCAGTGGGGAGTTGGGCCAGATGGCCGTTTGGTCATTTCTGACATGGAAGTTTCAAGTCTGCTTGGAACACTTTCTGGGTGTGGGCTGGGCTTCACGAGTGTTCGTTCGGTTGTAGGACTTAGTTCTGTTTAAACAGACATAGGGTtgtataggctgaccatatgaaaaagaggacagggctcctgtatctttaacagttgtgaagaaaagggaatttcagcaggtgacctttgtatgcatgcagaacctggtgaaattcgctcttcattacaacagttaaagctgcaggagccctgccctcctttgtatctgggccctctagtatagctcctgcagctttaactattgtgatgaagagggaatttcaccaggtgctgaatgcaaacaaaggactcctgctaaaattccctttcctatacaactgttaaagatacaggagccctgtcctcctttttatatggtcaccctagggttgtgGCCTAAATCTTTGTAAACGTACGTAGAAAGAAATGTTAAATATTTCATACGCAACTGCTTGTTGTCTTTAAATTTAATTGTCTCAGCTTTTTTATTGTTGTCATACCAAagtgcttttttcctcctgcccccgccccctctccATGGCAATCAAAGCAGGCCTTCCATGATTTCCTCCAGCTCAGAGAGGACAGATGGAGGGTCTTAGTCAGCTAACCATGCACCTCAGGAGCCTGGCAGACTTCACTTGTTTTGTGGCAAGGAGATATTGGCAATCCATGTGAATGGTTGCCTGTACAGGGCCCTATCCAAACCCTTAGTTAGCAAAGTATAACCTCGCCCTTACCGTCAACAGATGCAGACACTTTGAATTGAACAGTGCTGGAGTGAGCATAGGACCTACTTTTAACCACAAATAGCAATATGGAGACATCCTTTCGATATATTTGATCACTGTCCCATGTTTCCCCTTTTCTTCCTACAGTAGCCTGATGCAAAGTAGGACAGTAGAGTATTTCTTTTTACTTGTGCAAGAAGAGGGAATCTTGGCAGGTGAATCTTTCATGTAGGGGTGAGAAAAACATCTATTACTGCAATTTACACAacttcctttgcatctggtcatccccccccccagctccattttttttctcccttttcaaagAAATCTGAACAAAACACCACCACCAGTGTGACCCACAATCTATGTGTGGCTCCCAGGTCACCAATGGCAGACCAATGAGTAAGAGCACATTAAGGGGATTGTTAAATTGAAGTTAACTTTGAGCCGTTCAGTGAAAGGAACAGGTCAGATTTCTGTACCCGCTCCTCCATGCTCTGACCAGCAGGATAGGACAAGTTTTAATTTGGAAGACAGGTTCACAACTCTCTTCTCTTTCCCTCTGGCAGATGAAGCGcctggtggctatcactacacaGAGAAAGAAGCTGATGAAGGAAGGGAAATACACCCCACCTGACTACCACACTGGCAAACCAGAAACCACGCCTTGAACTACTGCTGTTGATGACCCTGCAGGCAGCAGAGTAGGAAGCCATTCACAGCCCCTCTGCAACACTTTGTTTTTTACAAGCTTTGTTTGTGGTTGGGGTAGAACCTATTGGCTTTAACCATTTTCCTCTAGCTTCCCAGCACTAGTTGCTTACGGGTAAAGTGAAGCTGGTGTCTGTCCCTGACTTGAATAAAATCCCCTCTTTGGGTCTTGAGTGTGGCTGATTGAGGTTTTTCACCTTCACGGTTACAAAggtgcaaatcatagaatcagagaatagcagagttggaaggggcctacaaggccatcgagtccaaccccctgctcaatgcaggaatccaccctaaagcatccctgacagatggtagtccagctgcctcttggctgcctctagtgtgggagagcccacaacctccctaggtaactgattccattgtcgtactgctctaacagtcaggaagtttttcctgatgtccagccggaatctggcttcctttaacttgagcagagaagagatcctggccttcctctgtgtgacaacctttcaagtatttgaagagtgctatcatgtctcccctcaatcttctcttctgtctTCGATGAGAGTGTGGAATGTGTGACGAGGAAGGAGAATACCTAAGGAGGAGACCTGAGCGCTAGATTGGGGCCCAGGAACCCTTTTCAGCCCAGCGGCCAAATTCCAACCTGGGAAAAGCCTTTGGGGCCAAATGCAGTGTGGGTGGAACCAAAATGAggtttattcattatttatttatttatttattgcatttctataccgcccaatagccgaagctctcagcatcttcttccccaggccccaccCCCCTCTTCCTGACAGGGAAAAGCGTTTAACTGGTCAGCTGCTGGTGAAAGGTAAGTGCATTTCGCTGCCTGGGAGAGGGATTGGGACCTGGGGGAGAAGTTGGCATGCCGGACGGAGGAACTCCCATGGGCCGGATGTGGTCCACAAGCTGAAGTTCCCTGTGTCTGATCTAAATGCTGAAAAGGGATCCTCTCCTTTCAGTTGCTGATTGTTCCTGCTGTCTCAGACAAGTTCATCCatctatgtatttattacatatatatcttGCCTGTCTTCCATGGAGCTTAAGGTAACATATATGGTTCTCTCTCtgattttatcctcccaacaaccccgTGTAGTAGCTtaggctaagagagagagagagagagactggctcatggtcacccagtgagcttcatgggtagGTGAGGCTTTGTAGTctggcactctaaccactacaccacactggctctaccacTAGCTCCTTTGCCTCCCACCCCATTGCTGTAACTGAGTCCACACAATACAGTCACCCACCACGGGCATCCCGTTTTCCGCAAGGAGCCTTATTTTTCGCAAACAAGCCACGCAGAGAATCCATTGTTAGTGCCCATGTAGCAACCTTTGGACATTCTCTTGGGGCTTTGCTCTTCCCACCTTATGCATAGCTAATTCACATCTTGTCCTGCTGAGAACTGTCGCAAGCTGTCTGGACTGAGGCTGTGTCCCCTACCTCCACCCCACAGCCTATACAGTGCCTTGAACGTCCTCTTGACGTTGTGTAAATAGTAGCAGTTTTCCATTGTGCAGAGCCAAATGGGGGTGCAGCAACTATTTGTGGCCACAGGCTTATCCATTTCGCCTGTTTCTAATCAGTAAAAGTGTATTGTTATTGGGGAGTGTTGTAGAGGCCGTGAGATGGGGACGAAGGTCAAAGGCTTCTGGAATTTGTGGAAGGGGGGAACTGCAGGCTGGCTAGCCCAGCGCAGAGGGGGCATGGCAGTGAACGTggcctggtgccttcctgatagAGCTCGGTGAATGCAGTGATTCTGCAGGAGGGCAAAGGATGGGATGCGAGGGTAGAATTCAGCTCTCGGAACATCTTGGCATTCATATACGTAAAGCAAAGCAGCAACGAAACAAGTTTCTAGTTTTCGTGGCTACAGAGGTCACTTTGAAAACATGTAggtgacacctgcagaaatctcAGATGTTCAAGAGAGCGATGATTGCCATTTGGAGGCAGGGCGGCTTCAGTCTGTTGCAGAGGGTCATGCCCCGTCGCAGGGCTACTAAAGCAAGTTATGCAACATAATAAACATTATGCAAAAAGGGGGGAATAGAAATAATCATGTTCAGTTTGTATAGGATGTGAAATTTAGCATAATTTAGTCTGCAGTGTTTGTCGTTTTGTGTAACTTGTGTTAGTAGCAGTTTGTGATGGTGCATGAATTTGGCATGGGCCCAGAacctaaataaaaattaaattctgGGGTGTAGACAACCTTGCTCTTAAATTGTGGCTGGCTTTGTTTTAATTCCAGCAATGGACAGAGAGGTAGCGTAGCCTCAACCCAGAGGGATTACAAGAGGTCTCGCTAACGCCCCGATGACCACTCTGTGCTTGCAGCCTAGAAACGACAAAACACGACCTCTAATAATGACTTAAGAAAAGAAGCACGTTTTCTCACGTTGTCCACATGCTTGGAGCTGCAACGGCTGGATTAGCTTTTAAAGTTCAGAGTCGTGTTTAGCAAAGCGCGGGCCATGCCTGTGCTCGTTTGGGCCAGCATTATCGggtcagcttttcccaacccagcaccctccagatgtgttgggctagaaCTCCCATTGTCCTTGGACAGCATTGCAGGgatgtgggagttgtaatccaatacatctggagggtgctgggctggGAAAGGGTGCCATAGATGACATTGTTGCCTTCGGTAAATGCAGGTGcctgtttttttgggggtgggggcggggagcaaAAGGACCAGGCTCTGGACTCCTTTGCATCATATGTCTTCAAAGAAAAGTTAGAGGCTTGTATAGGATGTGAGGGCCAGGATGCCTCTCATCGTAGGTCCCTTAAAAGAGCTTGACCTGCTCTTTTCTTCacagaattatagagttggaaggggccactaaGCCATcaagctccccccgcccccaaattcaAGCAATattgttttcatagaatagtcgcattggaaggggcctctaaggccatcgagtccaagcccctgctcaatgcaggaatccaccttaaagtgtcCCTTTCAGATGGCTgttgagctgcctcttgaaggcctctagtgtgggagagcctaggacctccctaggtcattggttccattgtcgtactgctttaacagtcaggaagtttttcctgatgtccagccggaatctggcttcctgtcactttagcccattattccgtgtcct contains the following coding sequences:
- the NDUFS5 gene encoding NADH dehydrogenase [ubiquinone] iron-sulfur protein 5, producing the protein MPLLDLQDKLGIDLDRWFLIQSTKQPLKLASVCHAFEKEWLECADGIGLTRAKQECKQEKEDLFECMNMHKMMKRLVAITTQRKKLMKEGKYTPPDYHTGKPETTP